From Xylanibacter oryzae DSM 17970, a single genomic window includes:
- a CDS encoding DUF5103 domain-containing protein, translating into MKKSLLLLFICITACRISAHIIYDNDIKSLQVIINDDWLSIPIMKLNNNECLNVSFDQLSHTYHRYIYKIEHCDANWALSNNLLEADYINGFNNNTIDNYEESINTNVPYTHYSITIPNEKCKLTMSGNYKLLVFDQDKNNKKVIEARFMILEPLMNVGLSITTNTDIDINRSHQQVNMDVNYNGISITNPIEQIHTIVIQNGLNGESITDAKPDYIRNDGIKWIHNKNLIFNAGNEYYKFEALSTNHPTMGIEHITWDGNKYNVFPFVNFPRINYIYDEDANGAFCVRNSTNQDNDITCDYVQVNYKLKMDSDNIKQIDFLNKNCCIMINGNWTNNYDASEYKMSYESKDRSYNISLLQKQGYYSYRYIVIDNTGKYLPDGIEPSFYQTENKYQALVYYRKLGGRTDLLVGYASIDFK; encoded by the coding sequence ATGAAAAAGTCCTTATTATTATTATTTATCTGCATAACAGCGTGTAGAATTAGTGCACATATCATTTATGATAATGATATAAAGTCACTTCAAGTTATTATCAACGATGATTGGTTGTCAATACCAATAATGAAACTTAATAACAATGAATGTTTAAATGTGTCATTTGACCAACTTTCGCATACCTATCACAGATATATATACAAAATAGAACATTGTGACGCGAATTGGGCTCTTTCAAATAATTTACTAGAAGCTGATTACATAAATGGATTCAATAATAACACTATTGACAATTATGAGGAATCTATTAATACTAATGTTCCGTACACTCATTATTCAATTACGATACCTAATGAAAAGTGCAAACTGACAATGAGTGGAAATTATAAACTTCTTGTCTTTGATCAAGATAAAAATAATAAAAAAGTAATTGAAGCTAGATTTATGATACTTGAGCCGTTGATGAATGTTGGACTTAGTATTACTACAAACACGGATATTGATATCAATAGAAGTCATCAACAAGTTAATATGGATGTAAATTATAATGGAATAAGTATTACTAATCCTATAGAACAAATCCATACAATAGTTATTCAGAATGGACTAAATGGTGAAAGTATTACAGATGCTAAACCAGATTATATAAGAAATGATGGTATAAAATGGATTCATAATAAAAATCTTATATTCAATGCCGGAAATGAATACTACAAATTCGAGGCTTTATCAACAAATCACCCAACTATGGGCATTGAACATATAACTTGGGATGGAAATAAATATAATGTTTTCCCTTTTGTTAATTTTCCTAGAATAAACTATATTTATGATGAAGATGCAAATGGAGCTTTTTGCGTACGCAATAGTACCAATCAAGATAATGATATAACTTGTGATTATGTACAGGTAAATTATAAACTTAAAATGGATTCAGACAATATAAAACAAATAGACTTCCTTAATAAGAACTGCTGTATTATGATTAACGGCAACTGGACAAACAATTATGATGCTAGTGAATATAAAATGTCTTACGAAAGTAAAGACAGAAGTTACAATATCTCATTATTGCAAAAACAGGGATATTACTCATATCGATACATCGTTATTGATAATACAGGAAAATATCTCCCAGATGGAATTGAGCCATCTTTCTATCAAACTGAGAACAAATATCAAGCACTGGTATATTATAGAAAATTAGGTGGCAGAACAGATCTATTAGTTGGATATGCTAGTATTGATTTTAAATAA
- a CDS encoding tetratricopeptide repeat protein, whose protein sequence is MKYKLYLSIILVALSTQMSIAQEFTKWKDSLNIVNKQLMYHQDSLNLHLNKAAINIQMEHWDYAIDEYNFVLGKQPFNPAALFYRAYAYDHQKRYKFARADYEKLLKILPFNFEARLSLALVNQKDHHYTDAYDVINHLVEMFPDSANAYAGRAGIESERNMYDVAIYDYGEAIQRAPDNTNLYIARANLYIKLNKYNEARNDLEAAVKKGENRAALREMFARCGK, encoded by the coding sequence ATGAAATACAAATTATATTTATCAATAATACTTGTTGCGCTATCAACACAAATGTCAATAGCACAAGAATTCACTAAGTGGAAAGATTCTCTTAATATAGTAAATAAGCAATTGATGTATCATCAAGATTCTTTAAATCTGCATCTAAATAAGGCTGCAATAAATATTCAGATGGAGCACTGGGATTATGCGATAGATGAGTATAACTTTGTATTAGGAAAGCAACCGTTTAACCCCGCTGCTTTGTTTTATCGTGCTTATGCATATGATCATCAGAAAAGATATAAATTCGCACGTGCAGATTATGAGAAACTTTTGAAAATATTACCTTTCAACTTTGAGGCACGGTTGTCTCTTGCTCTTGTCAATCAAAAAGATCATCATTATACAGATGCATATGATGTTATTAATCATCTTGTAGAAATGTTTCCAGATAGTGCTAATGCATACGCTGGACGTGCTGGTATTGAATCTGAACGAAATATGTATGATGTTGCAATATACGACTATGGTGAAGCAATACAGCGTGCACCTGATAATACTAATTTATATATAGCACGTGCTAATTTATATATAAAGTTGAATAAGTATAACGAAGCCCGTAATGATCTTGAAGCAGCAGTAAAAAAGGGCGAAAACCGCGCGGCATTGCGCGAGATGTTCGCCCGTTGTGGAAAGTAA
- a CDS encoding alpha-isopropylmalate synthase regulatory domain-containing protein, translated as MGKEKQMTNTYRRIPPYIEIMDCTLRDGEQTSGVSFLPHEKLMIARRLLKDVNVDRIEVASARVSEGEKDAVKMICRYAEHENMLNRVEVLGFVDGNLSIDWINDCGCRVINLLAKGSLKHCLQQLHKRPEEHIADIKDSINYASQKNMDVNLYLEDWSSGMKDSPDYVYQLMDALVNTKIRRFLLPDTLGILNPLQVIEFFRKMLKRYPEAHFDFHAHNDYDLAVSNSLAAVLSGAKGLHVTVNGLGERCGNAPLASVQVILKDQFHANTSMNESKLNDISRLVEGYSGIAIAPNQPIVGENVFTQVAGVHADGDNKDNLYCNDLMPERFGRKREYALGKNSGKANIARNLQDLGLELSPEQTKKVTKRITELGDRKEIVTPDDLPYIVSDVLKHNVPEDKVKLVSYMVSSSYGLKPLASIKVDINGNEYEADSTGDGQYDAFVKALRKIYKNALNRTFPTLQNYAVTIPPGGRTDALVQAVITWRFDDGKYIRTRGLDADQTEAAIKATFKMLNILEEGK; from the coding sequence ATGGGAAAAGAAAAACAAATGACAAACACATATCGTCGTATACCACCGTATATAGAGATAATGGATTGTACTCTGCGTGACGGAGAACAAACTAGTGGTGTTTCGTTTCTTCCCCATGAGAAATTAATGATTGCACGACGACTGCTGAAGGATGTTAATGTTGACAGAATTGAAGTAGCATCTGCTAGAGTTTCTGAAGGGGAAAAAGATGCAGTCAAAATGATATGCAGATACGCAGAACATGAAAATATGCTCAACAGGGTAGAAGTTCTTGGGTTTGTAGACGGAAATTTGTCTATCGATTGGATAAATGATTGTGGTTGTCGAGTGATTAACCTGTTAGCAAAAGGTTCCTTAAAACACTGTTTGCAACAATTACACAAGAGACCTGAAGAGCATATTGCTGATATAAAGGATTCAATTAATTATGCAAGTCAGAAAAATATGGATGTTAATCTATATCTTGAAGACTGGAGCAGTGGAATGAAGGATTCACCTGATTATGTTTATCAGCTTATGGATGCATTGGTAAATACCAAAATAAGGCGTTTTCTATTACCAGACACATTAGGTATCTTAAATCCGTTACAGGTTATAGAATTCTTTAGGAAAATGCTGAAAAGATACCCTGAAGCGCATTTTGATTTTCATGCACACAACGATTATGACCTTGCAGTAAGTAATTCACTTGCAGCAGTACTTAGTGGTGCAAAAGGGCTTCACGTAACGGTGAATGGTTTGGGCGAGAGATGTGGAAATGCGCCATTAGCTAGTGTACAGGTTATACTTAAGGATCAATTTCATGCTAATACAAGCATGAATGAAAGTAAACTTAACGATATAAGTCGTCTTGTAGAAGGATATTCTGGTATAGCAATTGCACCGAATCAACCGATTGTAGGTGAAAATGTTTTCACTCAAGTGGCAGGAGTACATGCAGATGGTGACAATAAAGATAATTTATATTGTAATGACCTTATGCCTGAACGTTTTGGGAGAAAAAGAGAATATGCGTTAGGGAAAAATAGTGGCAAGGCTAACATTGCTCGTAATTTGCAAGATTTAGGATTGGAGCTTTCACCAGAACAAACCAAAAAGGTTACAAAACGGATTACAGAGCTGGGAGATAGAAAGGAAATCGTAACACCAGATGACTTGCCATATATTGTAAGCGATGTACTTAAGCATAATGTACCAGAAGATAAAGTAAAACTTGTAAGTTACATGGTTTCATCTTCTTATGGATTGAAACCTTTAGCAAGTATTAAAGTCGACATAAATGGAAATGAGTATGAAGCTGATTCAACTGGTGACGGACAGTATGATGCTTTTGTGAAAGCTCTAAGAAAAATATACAAGAATGCTTTAAACCGTACATTTCCGACTCTTCAGAATTATGCAGTTACCATACCTCCTGGAGGTAGAACTGATGCTTTGGTTCAGGCGGTTATAACGTGGAGGTTTGATGATGGTAAGTATATCCGAACTCGTGGACTAGATGCGGACCAGACAGAAGCAGCTATTAAAGCTACATTCAAGATGCTAAATATATTAGAAGAGGGTAAATAG
- the spt gene encoding serine palmitoyltransferase: MGQLQEKYKNYREPQRYMSAGVYPYFRAITGKQGTEVQMEGHNVLMFGSNAYTGLTGDQRVIDAAKNALEIYGSGCAGSRFLNGTLDLHIKLEKELAEFEHKDEALCFSTGFSVNSGVISVICGREDYIICDDRDHASIVDGRRLSFATCLKYKHNDMEDLEKVLQKCRPDAIKLIIVDGVFSMEGDLANLPEIVKLKHKYNASIMVDEAHGLGVFGKEGRGVCDHFGLTDDVDLIMGTFSKSLASIGGFIASDKDTINYLRHTCRTYIFSASNTPAATAAAMEALHIIRKEPERIENLWKVTNYALRRFKEEKFEIGETQSPIIPLYVRDVDKTFLVTKLAFDDGVFINPVIPPACAPQDTLVRFALMATHTEEQVERGVQVLKKIFKEQNIIK, translated from the coding sequence ATGGGACAATTACAAGAAAAATACAAAAATTATCGCGAACCGCAGAGATATATGTCTGCAGGTGTTTACCCTTACTTCCGTGCTATTACAGGAAAACAAGGTACAGAAGTGCAAATGGAAGGACATAATGTTCTTATGTTTGGATCCAATGCTTATACAGGTCTTACGGGAGATCAGAGAGTTATAGATGCGGCCAAAAACGCTTTGGAAATTTATGGCTCCGGTTGTGCAGGAAGTAGATTCCTAAATGGTACATTAGACCTTCATATCAAGCTTGAGAAAGAATTAGCTGAGTTTGAACATAAAGATGAAGCTTTATGCTTCTCAACAGGTTTCTCTGTTAATTCAGGTGTGATATCAGTTATTTGTGGTAGGGAAGATTATATAATATGTGATGATCGTGACCATGCTAGTATAGTTGATGGTCGTCGTCTCTCATTCGCAACTTGCCTAAAATACAAACACAACGACATGGAAGACTTAGAAAAGGTCCTTCAAAAGTGTCGTCCAGATGCTATTAAACTTATTATTGTTGATGGCGTGTTTTCAATGGAGGGTGATTTAGCTAATTTACCTGAAATTGTAAAGCTAAAGCACAAGTACAATGCTTCAATTATGGTTGATGAAGCACATGGCTTAGGAGTTTTTGGAAAAGAGGGAAGAGGTGTTTGTGATCATTTTGGACTTACTGATGATGTAGACTTGATTATGGGCACATTCAGTAAAAGTCTTGCTAGTATTGGAGGTTTTATAGCATCTGATAAAGATACAATTAACTATCTTCGCCATACATGTCGTACATATATATTTAGTGCGTCAAATACTCCTGCTGCAACAGCTGCTGCCATGGAAGCATTACACATTATACGTAAAGAACCAGAACGCATAGAGAATCTTTGGAAAGTTACGAACTATGCATTGCGTCGTTTCAAGGAAGAAAAGTTTGAGATAGGTGAAACACAAAGTCCTATTATTCCTCTTTACGTTAGAGATGTTGATAAAACATTTTTGGTTACAAAGTTAGCATTTGATGATGGAGTCTTTATAAATCCTGTTATTCCTCCTGCATGTGCGCCACAAGATACACTAGTAAGATTTGCTTTGATGGCAACTCATACAGAAGAGCAGGTAGAAAGAGGTGTTCAGGTGCTTAAGAAAATATTCAAAGAGCAAAATATTATAAAATAA
- the leuC gene encoding 3-isopropylmalate dehydratase large subunit: protein MNTLFDKIWDKHVVQIVENGPTQLYIDRLYCHEVTSPQAFDGMRSRGLKCFRPDQIFCMPDHNTPTHDQDKPIADPVSRKQVDTLENNAKEFGLSYYGMLSKDNGIIHVVGPEKGLSLPGMTIVCGDSHTSTHGAVGAVSFGIGTSEVEMVMASQCILQQKPKSMRININGKLGKGVTAKDVALYLMAELTTSGATGYFVEYSGDVVRDMSMEGRLTLCNLSIEMGARGGFVAPDDKTFAYLKGREYSPKGVNWNKALEYWKTLKSGDDAVFDKELNFEADDIEPRITFGTNPGMGIGITECVPTLDTIDESGQASFNKSLKYMGFKPGEKLQGHKIDYVFLGACTNGRIEDFRAFASLVKGKKKADNIIAWLVPGSWTVDKQIREEGLDNLLEAAGFAIRQPGCSACLAMNDDKIPAGKYSVSTSNRNFEGRQGPGARTILASPLVAAAAAITGVITDPRDLM from the coding sequence ATGAATACATTATTTGATAAAATTTGGGATAAACATGTGGTTCAAATTGTTGAAAATGGACCAACTCAATTGTATATTGATCGCTTGTATTGTCATGAGGTTACTTCTCCTCAAGCTTTTGACGGCATGAGAAGTAGGGGACTTAAGTGTTTTCGCCCTGACCAAATATTTTGTATGCCTGACCATAATACACCGACCCATGATCAGGACAAACCTATTGCTGATCCTGTATCACGCAAACAAGTTGACACATTAGAGAATAATGCTAAAGAATTTGGATTGTCTTATTACGGTATGTTATCCAAGGATAACGGAATAATACATGTTGTAGGACCGGAAAAAGGATTGTCTCTTCCAGGTATGACTATTGTATGTGGAGATTCTCATACATCTACTCATGGTGCAGTAGGAGCTGTTTCTTTTGGTATAGGTACAAGTGAGGTGGAAATGGTAATGGCATCGCAGTGTATTCTACAACAGAAGCCAAAATCAATGAGAATAAATATAAATGGCAAATTGGGTAAGGGTGTTACAGCAAAAGATGTGGCTCTTTATTTGATGGCAGAACTTACTACTTCAGGAGCGACAGGCTATTTTGTTGAATACTCAGGTGATGTTGTTCGTGATATGAGTATGGAAGGACGTCTTACATTGTGTAATCTATCTATTGAAATGGGCGCACGTGGTGGATTTGTTGCACCAGACGATAAAACTTTTGCATATCTTAAAGGTCGCGAATACTCTCCTAAGGGTGTGAATTGGAACAAAGCTTTAGAATACTGGAAAACATTGAAGAGTGGTGATGATGCTGTATTTGATAAGGAACTCAATTTTGAAGCTGATGATATTGAGCCGCGTATAACCTTTGGAACAAATCCTGGCATGGGAATTGGTATCACTGAATGTGTTCCTACGCTTGATACTATTGACGAATCAGGTCAGGCTTCATTTAATAAATCATTGAAATATATGGGATTTAAACCAGGAGAAAAATTACAAGGGCATAAAATAGATTATGTATTTCTAGGAGCATGTACAAATGGTCGTATAGAAGATTTCAGAGCTTTTGCATCTTTGGTAAAAGGTAAGAAAAAAGCTGATAATATTATAGCATGGCTTGTCCCTGGTTCATGGACTGTAGACAAACAGATACGTGAAGAAGGTTTGGACAATTTATTAGAGGCAGCCGGTTTCGCAATACGACAACCTGGATGTTCTGCATGCTTAGCAATGAATGATGATAAAATTCCAGCAGGGAAATATTCAGTTTCTACAAGCAACCGTAATTTTGAAGGTCGCCAAGGACCTGGTGCACGTACTATTTTGGCTAGTCCGCTAGTTGCAGCTGCAGCTGCAATAACAGGGGTAATAACTGATCCAAGAGATTTAATGTAA
- a CDS encoding NCS2 family permease, with protein MIGTLEKLLGFNPKTMRLRTELIAGATTFLTMSYILAVNPAILASTGMDKAALFTATALSSAIATLLLAFMAKLPFAQAPSMGLNAFFAYTLCMAMGLSWQQSLAAMLVEGIIFLVITFFNIREMILNCIPQSLRYAISAGIGMFIAFIGFKNAGIIVSNPNTCVALGQFTYTSILGIIAILVSGILMGRNVKGALFIGIIFATIVGIPMGVTHLPTGWSPISAPHSLAPIFCKFDFHGFFTFKMFLIIFSLLIINIFDTIGTLVGLAEKTGIVQPDGKIPHVSEAMMSDAIGTTCGALLGSSTITTYVESASGIAEGGRSGLTAFTTGILFIVSLLLSPIFLLIPSAATSGALVMVGVLMIDSIKKIDLNDISEAFPSFITMITMVLTYSIADGICLGILSYVIIKLCTNKVHDLNIMLCILSILFVMKFIFG; from the coding sequence ATGATTGGTACATTAGAAAAACTTTTAGGTTTTAATCCTAAAACTATGAGATTAAGGACAGAATTAATCGCAGGTGCGACAACATTCCTTACTATGAGTTACATACTTGCTGTTAATCCAGCTATACTAGCTTCTACAGGTATGGATAAAGCAGCGTTGTTTACAGCTACTGCATTATCATCAGCAATTGCAACATTGTTATTAGCGTTCATGGCCAAACTTCCTTTCGCACAAGCCCCGAGTATGGGACTTAACGCATTTTTTGCCTATACACTATGTATGGCCATGGGACTCAGTTGGCAACAATCTCTTGCAGCAATGCTTGTTGAAGGAATAATATTTTTAGTTATCACGTTCTTTAATATACGTGAAATGATTCTTAATTGTATACCACAAAGCCTTAGATATGCAATATCTGCAGGTATCGGTATGTTTATTGCTTTCATTGGCTTTAAAAATGCCGGAATAATTGTTTCAAATCCTAATACATGCGTTGCACTGGGACAATTCACATATACATCTATTCTTGGTATAATTGCCATTTTAGTAAGTGGAATACTTATGGGGAGAAACGTAAAAGGAGCTCTTTTCATTGGAATAATATTTGCCACTATAGTTGGAATTCCTATGGGTGTTACACATTTACCTACGGGCTGGTCTCCTATATCTGCACCTCATTCTTTGGCACCTATATTCTGTAAGTTTGATTTTCACGGATTCTTCACATTCAAAATGTTTCTTATTATATTTTCTCTCCTTATCATAAATATCTTTGATACAATAGGGACACTTGTAGGATTAGCTGAAAAAACAGGAATTGTTCAACCTGATGGTAAGATACCACATGTTAGTGAAGCTATGATGAGTGATGCTATCGGTACAACCTGCGGAGCATTACTTGGAAGTAGTACTATTACGACATATGTTGAGAGTGCAAGCGGTATCGCAGAAGGAGGACGTTCAGGCCTCACAGCATTCACTACAGGAATTCTTTTTATTGTATCATTATTATTATCACCAATATTTTTGCTTATTCCATCTGCAGCAACATCAGGTGCCCTCGTAATGGTTGGTGTACTAATGATTGACAGCATAAAAAAAATAGATCTTAATGATATTTCCGAGGCCTTTCCTTCTTTTATAACAATGATTACAATGGTACTCACCTATTCTATTGCAGACGGTATATGCCTTGGTATTTTGTCATATGTTATTATTAAACTTTGTACAAACAAAGTGCATGACTTAAACATTATGTTGTGCATATTATCTATATTGTTTGTTATGAAGTTCATTTTTGGATAA
- the leuB gene encoding 3-isopropylmalate dehydrogenase has translation MKLKIAVLSGDGIGPEIMEQGVKIMNAIAEKFDHQVEYNEAICGAHAIDEVGDPFPEATFKACKDADAVLFAAVGDPKFDNDPTAKVRPEQGLLAMRKKLGLFANIRPVQTFKCLVHKSPLKDELVDGADFICIRELTGGMYFGEKYQDNDKAYDTDLYTRPEIVRILKVGFEYARKRNHHLTVVDKANVLASSRLWRQIAKEMEPQYSDVNVDYMFVDNASMRMISEPKFFDVMVTENTFGDILTDEGSCISGSMGLLPSASTGESTPVFEPVHGSWPQAKGQNIANPIAQILSVAMMLEYFDLKEEGALIRKAVNASLDENVRTPEIQIEGGAKYGTREVGSWIENYIKNN, from the coding sequence ATGAAATTAAAAATTGCAGTCCTTTCAGGAGATGGAATAGGACCAGAGATTATGGAACAAGGCGTTAAGATAATGAACGCTATAGCCGAAAAGTTTGATCATCAGGTTGAATATAATGAGGCAATATGTGGAGCACACGCTATAGATGAGGTTGGGGATCCTTTTCCGGAAGCTACATTTAAGGCTTGTAAAGATGCTGATGCTGTGCTGTTTGCTGCTGTTGGAGATCCAAAGTTTGATAATGATCCAACAGCAAAGGTTCGCCCAGAGCAAGGACTCCTTGCGATGCGCAAAAAGTTAGGATTGTTTGCTAATATACGACCTGTACAAACATTCAAATGTCTTGTACATAAATCACCTTTGAAAGATGAATTGGTTGATGGGGCTGATTTTATATGCATACGTGAACTTACAGGTGGAATGTATTTTGGAGAGAAATATCAAGATAATGATAAAGCTTATGATACTGATTTATATACACGTCCGGAGATAGTTCGTATATTAAAAGTTGGTTTTGAATATGCTCGTAAACGGAATCATCATCTCACTGTTGTAGATAAGGCTAACGTACTTGCATCTAGCAGACTATGGCGCCAGATAGCCAAAGAAATGGAGCCTCAATATTCTGATGTTAATGTTGACTATATGTTTGTGGACAATGCTTCAATGCGTATGATATCAGAACCAAAATTCTTTGATGTAATGGTAACAGAAAATACATTTGGAGATATTCTAACAGATGAAGGTAGTTGCATCTCCGGCTCTATGGGACTGTTACCATCTGCATCTACAGGTGAGAGCACACCAGTATTTGAGCCTGTACATGGATCTTGGCCACAAGCTAAAGGTCAGAATATTGCTAATCCAATAGCTCAGATTCTATCAGTTGCTATGATGCTTGAGTACTTTGATTTGAAAGAAGAAGGTGCTTTAATTCGTAAAGCCGTTAATGCATCATTGGATGAAAATGTGCGTACACCAGAAATACAGATTGAAGGTGGTGCAAAATATGGTACAAGAGAGGTTGGCTCATGGATTGAAAACTATATAAAGAATAATTAA
- the leuD gene encoding 3-isopropylmalate dehydratase small subunit, protein MKQKFNVITSKCVPLPLENVDTDQIIPARFLKATDKEGFGDNLFRDWRYDKNGNLNKDFVLNDPTYGGCILVAGKNFGSGSSREHAAWAIAGYGFRVVISSFFADIHKNNELNNFVLPVVVSEDFLSELFESIKCNPKMEVEVDLPNQTVTNKATGNSEQFEINRYKKHCLMNGLDDIDYLLQSRDMIEGWEKKNK, encoded by the coding sequence ATGAAACAGAAATTCAATGTAATAACAAGTAAATGTGTACCTCTCCCTTTGGAGAACGTAGACACTGACCAGATAATACCTGCTCGTTTTCTTAAAGCTACTGATAAAGAAGGTTTTGGTGACAATCTTTTTAGAGATTGGAGATATGATAAAAATGGTAATTTAAACAAAGACTTTGTATTGAACGATCCTACATATGGAGGTTGTATATTGGTTGCAGGAAAAAACTTTGGATCTGGAAGTAGTCGTGAGCATGCTGCTTGGGCTATAGCTGGATATGGTTTTAGAGTAGTGATAAGCAGTTTTTTTGCAGATATACATAAAAACAATGAACTAAATAATTTTGTTTTGCCTGTTGTTGTAAGTGAAGATTTTCTCTCTGAATTGTTTGAAAGTATAAAGTGTAATCCTAAAATGGAAGTAGAAGTTGATCTTCCAAATCAGACTGTAACTAATAAGGCAACAGGGAATAGCGAACAATTTGAAATAAATAGATATAAAAAACATTGCCTCATGAATGGACTTGATGATATCGATTATTTGTTGCAAAGCAGAGATATGATAGAGGGATGGGAAAAGAAAAACAAATGA
- a CDS encoding diacylglycerol/lipid kinase family protein, whose translation MASKIKLKFIINPISGTQNKENIPDLINKKINKEKFDYDISFTEYAGHAAEIAHWSVDHMYPIVVAVGGDGTVNEVARSLVHTDTALGIIPCGSGNGLARHLQIPINIHKSIAIINNCKIESLDYGIINNMPFFCTCGMGFDAFISMKFAEAGKRGPITYVENVLKEGLNYKPETYIIEDENGKHKYKAFLIACANASQYGNNAYIAPQASMSDGLMDVIIMEPFTMFDAPQISIDMFNKTLDKNSKIKTFKAKKIHINREKPGVIHYDGDPIITDKDVDVHIESCGIKMIVNPDAENGTQPNVLLNAFSDFFNNMNLIREDIGKQRRKIYVINKLLLRKLNRL comes from the coding sequence ATGGCTAGTAAAATCAAATTAAAGTTTATAATCAACCCTATTTCAGGTACGCAAAATAAAGAAAACATACCTGATTTGATCAATAAAAAGATCAATAAAGAAAAGTTTGATTATGACATTTCGTTTACTGAATATGCAGGTCACGCAGCTGAAATAGCTCATTGGTCTGTTGACCATATGTATCCTATAGTTGTAGCTGTAGGTGGTGATGGTACTGTGAATGAGGTAGCAAGATCACTTGTTCATACAGATACAGCTTTAGGAATTATTCCATGTGGCTCAGGTAACGGTTTAGCCAGACATTTGCAAATTCCTATTAATATACATAAAAGTATCGCTATTATTAATAACTGTAAGATTGAATCTTTGGACTATGGTATAATTAACAATATGCCTTTCTTTTGCACGTGCGGAATGGGATTTGATGCTTTTATCAGCATGAAATTTGCAGAAGCAGGCAAACGAGGTCCTATTACATATGTTGAGAATGTCCTCAAAGAGGGTTTAAATTATAAACCTGAAACTTACATTATAGAGGATGAAAATGGGAAACATAAGTATAAAGCTTTTCTAATAGCTTGTGCAAATGCATCACAATATGGTAATAATGCTTATATAGCTCCACAAGCATCAATGAGTGATGGTCTGATGGATGTTATAATTATGGAACCATTTACAATGTTTGATGCCCCACAGATTAGCATAGATATGTTTAATAAGACTCTTGACAAAAACAGTAAGATAAAAACCTTCAAGGCAAAAAAGATACATATTAATAGGGAAAAACCAGGTGTGATTCACTATGACGGTGACCCAATTATCACTGATAAAGATGTGGATGTGCACATTGAAAGTTGTGGAATAAAGATGATTGTCAATCCCGATGCAGAGAATGGTACACAACCGAATGTTTTATTGAATGCATTCAGCGATTTTTTCAATAACATGAATTTGATACGTGAAGATATTGGAAAACAACGCAGAAAAATTTATGTAATAAACAAATTATTACTTAGAAAATTAAATAGATTATAA